Below is a window of Patescibacteria group bacterium DNA.
ATAAACGCCTTGGCGAAGCAGAAATTTGGTGGAGCGTTTAACGATGCTCTATTTTTACAACAGCTAACTTATTTTGATGACTTGGAAATGGAAAAAATTGAGTTTATTGGTAAACCTATTCCTAACGATACAATCAAAGAATTTCTGCGACAAAAGGTAAAGGGAGTACCCCTTATTGTTTGATGATACAATTTTAGTATCATGAGAATTTTACACGCTCCGGATGATACAGCAGGACAAGCAAGTTTTTTGGCTAAGCAACAGCGACTGTTAGGATATGACTCCACTTCTCTTAGATATATTGACTATCCAACCGATAAATCTTTACATTTGGATCTAAGGAAAAGTAATGACTTTGTTAAATCCGCGAGGATATTAAGCGCTTTTTTTAATAATTTAAATTACGATGTTTATCATTTACATTCCAATACCCTTATTCCCATTGTGAATGCCGATATCCCAATTCTGAAAGTTCTTAATAAAAAGGTTCTGATAAATCTTCACGGAACGGAAGCCCGTTTAAAATACATGGCCGTGAGGAACAATCCCTACATTAAAGATATTATGGAAGATATCGATTGCAAAGTTAACAGGTATCTTTGGTGGTGTTCTAGGTTTTTTGATACTGCATGCGTTGGGGACTATGAGTTATACGAATACGCGAAAAAATATTTCCCAAAAGTAGAAATAATACCAAGGTTGGTAGATTACAATAATATTCAGCCAAACTACCCAATCTCAAAGTCCTCAAAGCTCAATATAGTTCACGCACCCACAAACAGAAAAATTAAGGGGACAGGATATATTTTAAAGGCTATGGAGAATCTTGGGAGTAAAGCTAATCTTACGCTTATTGAAAACCTAAACAATAGAGATGCCTTAAAAGAGATTGAACAGGCAGACATTTATATTGACCAACTTATACTAGGAACTTTTGGTGTTTCTAGTTTAGAAGCTATGGCGTTTGGTAAGCCTGTAATCGCCTATATTAGGGAAGACCTTGTTCCAAAGTACCCTAATCTTCCAATAATAAATGCCAATCCAGATAATCTGGAAAAAGTTCTAAAAAACATTCTGTCCGAAAGAGACAATTTGGCAGAAATTGGAAGAATGGGTAGGGAATATGTTATGCGGTATCACAACATCGAAAGTATTGTTCAGAAATACTTTCAGGTATATGAGCGATTATGAAAATCTTAGCCAAAATAGCGTAAACCAAAAAATCGAAGCAGTTTTAAACTCGCACTTCGAGCTGGTTTTGGGAGAAGTGTCCAAGCTAAAATTTTTGCGTAAACAAAAATTCCCGCAAACGACCAATAACCATTCTTAAAAAGAAGCCTTTTAACTTGCAACGAACAAAGAGCAACTTTCTTATTTGTTTTATTAGAACGGCAAAGGTTGTCGTTATGATAGCGATAACTAAAAAGAAACTTTGGAACATTTCCCAGACGATATTTTTTAGAGATAATTGCT
It encodes the following:
- a CDS encoding glycosyltransferase gives rise to the protein MRILHAPDDTAGQASFLAKQQRLLGYDSTSLRYIDYPTDKSLHLDLRKSNDFVKSARILSAFFNNLNYDVYHLHSNTLIPIVNADIPILKVLNKKVLINLHGTEARLKYMAVRNNPYIKDIMEDIDCKVNRYLWWCSRFFDTACVGDYELYEYAKKYFPKVEIIPRLVDYNNIQPNYPISKSSKLNIVHAPTNRKIKGTGYILKAMENLGSKANLTLIENLNNRDALKEIEQADIYIDQLILGTFGVSSLEAMAFGKPVIAYIREDLVPKYPNLPIINANPDNLEKVLKNILSERDNLAEIGRMGREYVMRYHNIESIVQKYFQVYERL